A window of the Lactuca sativa cultivar Salinas chromosome 7, Lsat_Salinas_v11, whole genome shotgun sequence genome harbors these coding sequences:
- the LOC111881684 gene encoding probable carboxylesterase 18, giving the protein MEATTQSPQPSLSLPWKTRIALSLHFTVTNAFLRKNGTINRRLLNLIDFRNPPTLQPINGVASHDVVVDKARNLWFRVYVPTELAGEELPVIVYFHGGGFVFLSPDALPYDTMCRRLATKVPAVIVSVNYRLAPEHRYPSQHDDCFDVLKFLDDEENKSKSLPENANLLRCFIVGDSAGGNIAHHVAQRACEFNFQRFKVIGVVAIQPFFGGEERTDSEIRLAGTPLVSIERNDWVWKAFLPEGEGLNRDHPIINVSGPKAVNISELKLPPVMLVVGGCDALQDWQKRYYEWLKKSGKEVYLFEYPNMCHAFYISPELSESVQLITQVKDFIQKISSNDATKFTN; this is encoded by the exons ATGGAAGCCACCACTCAATCTCCACAGCCGTCACTCTCCTTACCATGGAAAACACGTATTGCTCTTTCCCTCCACTTCACTGTCACTAACGCATTTCTCCGAAAAAACGGCACCATCAACCGTCGTCTTCTTAACTTAATCGACTTCCGGAATCCACCGACATTACAACCAATCAACGGCGTAGCGTCACACGACGTCGTTGTAGATAAAGCTCGTAATCTCTGGTTCCGAGTCTACGTACCTACAGAACTCGCCGGTGAAGAACTCCCTGTGATTGTGTATTTTCATGGAGGCGGATTTGTCTTCCTCTCCCCCGATGCTCTTCCTTACGACACCATGTGCCGTCGGTTAGCGACAAAAGTACCAGCTGTTATTGTTTCTGTAAACTACCGGCTTGCGCCTGAGCATCGGTATCCATCACAACATGATGATTGCTTCGATGTGCTTAAGTTTCTCGATGATGAAGAAAACAAGTCTAAATCGCTGCCGGAAAATGCGAATCTGTTGCGTTGCTTTATTGTTGGAGATAGCGCCGGTGGGAATATAGCTCATCATGTTGCTCAACGAGCCTGTGAATTCAACTTCCAAAGATTTAAG GTGATCGGAGTTGTAGCGATTCAACCGTTCTTTGGCGGCGAGGAGCGAACAGATTCAGAGATCCGCCTAGCCGGAACACCACTAGTTTCCATAGAGCGAAACGATTGGGTTTGGAAGGCGTTTTTGCCAGAAGGAGAAGGGCTCAATCGGGACCACCCAATCATCAACGTTAGCGGCCCAAAGGCGGTGAACATATCGGAATTAAAATTGCCGCCGGTCATGCTGGTGGTTGGCGGTTGCGATGCCCTACAGGACTGGCAAAAAAGGTACTATGAGTGGCTGAAAAAGTCAGGGAAAGAAGTGTATTTGTTTGAGTACCCAAACATGTGCCATGCTTTCTATATCTCCCCAGAATTGTCTGAATCTGTACAGCTTATTACCCAAGTGAAAGACTTCATTCAAAAGATATCGAGTAATGATGCCACTAAATTCACAAATTAA